A single window of Methanoculleus oceani DNA harbors:
- a CDS encoding ATP cone domain-containing protein produces the protein MSELVDVVKQDGRREPFVREKVTVSALKSGAPPEEARAIGEAVERAAYDGMPSGEIRRQVLEQLRARNPEWEENWLVYDRAVKKRGVEAAAGIPAR, from the coding sequence GTGAGTGAACTGGTCGATGTTGTCAAACAGGACGGCCGCAGAGAGCCGTTCGTGCGGGAGAAGGTGACCGTGAGTGCGCTTAAATCCGGAGCGCCGCCGGAAGAGGCCAGGGCGATCGGGGAAGCCGTCGAACGGGCCGCCTACGACGGGATGCCCTCCGGCGAGATCCGGCGGCAGGTGCTCGAGCAGCTCCGCGCCCGGAACCCTGAGTGGGAGGAGAACTGGCTCGTGTACGACCGTGCCGTGAAGAAACGCGGGGTGGAGGCGGCTGCCGGAATTCCCGCCCGCTGA
- a CDS encoding helix-turn-helix transcriptional regulator encodes MKEISPLEIYNEFHDDLQAIFRSRLLTQVLIALGSGTKPLSTLREITGSSSQALIPKIRQLEALHYVESVRGDYALTPVGRLVEPEIERVVTLMGVLQRHRDFWIEHEIEGIPPEFLSEIKYLYNAKVVKDVEEDIFAVYTAFSTILKKASWIHGVSSIMSPIHADTIKEIVMDGKPVELIVSRELAHRLAAEPYNTVLESLKGYANFRIYVSPSPIRLGMTVTDGYLSLGLYRRNTDMYDATTDLVGVDAAAVAWGERLFQHYKTGSRGLQIPPE; translated from the coding sequence ATGAAAGAAATATCCCCCCTCGAGATCTACAACGAGTTCCACGATGACCTTCAGGCTATCTTCCGGTCGAGACTGTTGACGCAGGTACTGATTGCCCTCGGTAGCGGGACCAAACCTCTCTCGACACTTCGTGAGATCACGGGGAGTTCGTCGCAGGCGCTTATCCCGAAGATCCGGCAGCTTGAGGCCCTGCATTACGTTGAATCGGTGCGGGGCGATTATGCGCTCACCCCCGTGGGCAGGCTCGTCGAACCGGAGATTGAGCGGGTGGTAACGCTCATGGGAGTGCTCCAGCGTCATCGGGACTTCTGGATCGAACACGAGATCGAGGGCATACCCCCCGAATTCCTGAGTGAGATAAAGTACCTGTACAATGCGAAGGTGGTAAAAGATGTTGAGGAGGATATCTTCGCCGTGTATACAGCCTTTTCGACCATACTCAAGAAAGCATCGTGGATTCACGGCGTTTCGTCGATTATGAGCCCGATTCATGCAGATACGATTAAAGAAATAGTTATGGACGGCAAGCCAGTTGAACTCATCGTCTCCCGGGAACTCGCTCATCGGCTGGCCGCCGAACCGTATAATACAGTGCTGGAATCCCTAAAGGGGTATGCCAATTTCAGGATATACGTCTCCCCCTCGCCGATTCGCCTGGGAATGACGGTGACCGACGGGTACCTGTCGTTGGGCCTGTACAGGCGTAATACGGACATGTATGACGCCACTACAGATCTCGTCGGTGTCGACGCGGCGGCAGTCGCCTGGGGTGAACGGCTATTCCAGCACTATAAAACGGGCTCCAGAGGGCTGCAGATTCCCCCAGAATAA
- a CDS encoding ATP-binding protein, with product MDSRSIQLRETFRILDEPGAGIIVIDRDLQVVWANTCATDILSTTEKEILGFDVDQVLDTHLMPLLQGEEDTRRLLAAMRDGNEVSGLDVSVQSSRGEERRFVYSSRKVRHEPFAGMWVLCMRDVTERKQTNEGLLSSNRQLLVLNQIMGVSASSLSLDELLEASLSKTLDLLGFDLGLTYLLNPERTMALTRYHHAVPENYLARNRTIKVHHWPWNFVFVAGQPRYLELRGETGTVEEEILASLGVSTLACIPILAESVVVGALFLGSRKMEGLGDEERRLLEAIGREIGSGVLRSMLHKRLEAAHRETNLYLDVMTHDIKNAENVANLYCDLLLDLLEGDAAQYARKLKESVRKSTGILQNVSTIRRIHQEPPDLKPVHLSHVIRTGLERTPEADISFEGTSAEVWADDLLPEIFANLIGNAVKFGGPDAGIAIRVEDCPEEDHTVVVTVEDTGPGIPDGMKESIFQRFRQGKNQGCGEGLGLYIVGTLIERYGGRIWVEDRVCGRPDLGASFKFTLREVVHAGADGYED from the coding sequence GTGGATTCGAGATCTATCCAACTACGAGAGACGTTCCGGATCCTTGACGAGCCCGGCGCAGGCATCATCGTAATCGACCGGGATCTGCAGGTGGTCTGGGCAAACACCTGCGCCACGGATATCCTCTCGACCACCGAGAAGGAGATCCTGGGATTCGATGTCGATCAGGTTCTCGATACACACCTGATGCCGCTCCTGCAGGGGGAAGAAGATACCCGGAGACTCCTCGCCGCGATGCGTGACGGGAACGAGGTATCCGGTCTCGACGTCTCGGTGCAGAGCTCCCGGGGAGAAGAACGGCGGTTCGTCTACTCCAGCCGGAAGGTACGGCATGAACCGTTCGCCGGGATGTGGGTGCTGTGCATGCGGGACGTCACCGAACGGAAACAGACGAACGAAGGGTTGCTCTCCTCGAACAGGCAACTTCTGGTCCTCAACCAGATCATGGGGGTATCTGCGTCGTCCCTCTCGCTCGACGAACTGCTCGAGGCATCGCTCTCAAAGACCCTGGACCTGCTTGGCTTCGATCTCGGACTGACGTATCTCTTAAATCCGGAACGGACAATGGCACTCACGCGTTACCACCACGCCGTCCCGGAGAACTACCTCGCCCGCAACAGGACCATCAAGGTCCATCACTGGCCCTGGAACTTTGTCTTCGTTGCCGGACAGCCGCGCTACCTTGAACTGCGGGGCGAGACGGGTACGGTCGAGGAAGAGATCCTCGCGTCGCTCGGGGTCTCCACGCTCGCCTGCATCCCGATTCTTGCAGAGTCGGTCGTGGTCGGCGCGCTCTTTCTCGGGAGCAGGAAGATGGAGGGGCTTGGCGACGAAGAGCGCCGTCTCCTCGAAGCGATCGGGCGGGAGATCGGTTCGGGTGTCCTCCGGAGCATGCTCCACAAACGGCTGGAGGCAGCTCACCGCGAGACGAACCTCTACCTGGACGTCATGACCCACGACATCAAGAACGCGGAGAACGTCGCGAACCTCTACTGCGATCTCTTACTCGATCTGCTGGAGGGAGACGCCGCGCAGTATGCGAGGAAACTCAAGGAAAGCGTCAGGAAGAGCACCGGCATCCTCCAGAACGTCTCGACCATCCGCCGCATTCACCAGGAGCCGCCCGACCTTAAACCGGTCCACCTCAGCCACGTGATCAGGACCGGGCTCGAACGGACTCCGGAAGCGGATATCTCTTTTGAAGGTACTTCTGCGGAGGTCTGGGCCGACGATCTGCTCCCCGAGATCTTCGCAAACCTCATCGGCAACGCCGTCAAGTTCGGCGGACCGGATGCCGGGATCGCGATCCGGGTGGAGGATTGTCCCGAAGAGGACCACACCGTGGTGGTGACCGTGGAGGATACCGGCCCCGGCATCCCTGACGGGATGAAGGAGTCAATCTTCCAGCGGTTCAGGCAGGGCAAGAACCAGGGGTGCGGGGAAGGACTCGGCCTCTACATCGTCGGGACGCTTATCGAGCGCTACGGCGGCCGGATCTGGGTCGAGGACCGCGTCTGCGGGAGGCCGGACCTCGGAGCATCGTTCAAGTTCACGCTGCGCGAAGTGGTGCATGCAGGGGCCGACGGGTATGAGGATTGA
- a CDS encoding DUF3006 domain-containing protein has translation MQNESAFRASLDRVEEGLAVLLLREDESIRFTLPRSLLPSDAREGDILEVAIRRDVAATAEARERVAERIERLRRRGGE, from the coding sequence ATGCAGAATGAGTCGGCCTTCCGGGCGAGCCTCGACCGGGTAGAGGAGGGTCTCGCCGTCCTCCTCCTCCGCGAGGACGAGTCGATCCGCTTTACGCTCCCCCGCTCCCTCCTCCCCTCCGATGCCCGGGAGGGCGATATCCTGGAGGTCGCGATCCGCCGGGACGTCGCGGCGACGGCGGAGGCGAGAGAGCGGGTGGCGGAGAGGATCGAGCGGTTGCGGAGACGGGGCGGGGAGTAA
- a CDS encoding MATE family efflux transporter: MPTSESEDDTPSNSNQKETEGTKILLADPKTAILRLSLPMMVAMTLMTLYNVVDAFWVSGLGADALAAVGFSFPLFIITIGLASGLGTGGEAALSRMIGARDRAGASSVAMHTILLMTVLAVAVTVPLSLFAGDLFVLMGAGSAAGLAAEYARILFMGTFALLFGEVAYALMHGEGDAKRTMYAMAAGAVANIVLDPILIYTLHMGIAGAAWATILAEVIAAVPMVYWLFVKRDTYVSLHLRKFSPDPAVVRDVLQVGLPAAAEQLALALMALVLNGVIVLISSTDGVAVYSVGWRVVSIGLTPILAISSAVVAVTGATYGARAYAKMESALRFAARLGLGIGLGLAAGTFAFAPQIAAIFTASGDASGIAPELTTYLRVMSLVYPMVGFGLFSSSFFQGTGLGARSLTITVLQNVVLSIFFVWVLAIELGLGLSGVWWGVAAGNAIGAVLGYVWARRYSAGLIIGQAAATAA, translated from the coding sequence ATGCCGACAAGTGAATCAGAAGACGACACACCCTCAAATAGTAACCAGAAAGAAACAGAAGGAACAAAGATACTCCTCGCCGATCCGAAGACCGCGATCCTCAGGCTGTCCCTGCCGATGATGGTCGCGATGACCCTCATGACCCTCTACAACGTCGTCGACGCGTTCTGGGTCTCGGGGCTCGGTGCAGACGCTCTTGCCGCCGTCGGGTTCTCATTCCCGCTCTTCATCATAACCATCGGGTTAGCGAGCGGGCTCGGCACCGGCGGAGAAGCGGCACTCTCGCGGATGATCGGCGCCCGCGACAGGGCCGGCGCGAGCAGCGTCGCCATGCACACGATCCTCCTGATGACCGTCCTTGCCGTCGCCGTCACCGTCCCGCTCTCTCTCTTCGCCGGGGACCTCTTCGTCCTCATGGGAGCGGGCAGCGCCGCCGGCCTCGCCGCCGAGTATGCCCGGATCCTCTTTATGGGGACGTTCGCCCTGCTCTTCGGCGAGGTCGCCTACGCGCTCATGCACGGGGAAGGAGACGCAAAGCGGACCATGTACGCGATGGCGGCAGGAGCGGTGGCAAACATCGTCCTCGACCCGATCCTGATCTACACGCTTCATATGGGGATTGCCGGCGCAGCCTGGGCGACCATCCTCGCCGAGGTCATCGCCGCCGTCCCGATGGTCTACTGGCTCTTCGTGAAGAGAGATACCTACGTCTCCCTCCACCTCCGGAAATTCTCCCCCGACCCTGCGGTCGTACGGGACGTCCTGCAGGTCGGCCTCCCCGCCGCCGCCGAGCAGCTGGCGCTCGCGCTGATGGCCCTGGTCTTGAACGGCGTCATCGTCCTGATATCGAGTACCGACGGCGTCGCAGTCTACTCGGTCGGGTGGCGGGTCGTGAGCATCGGCTTAACACCGATCCTCGCCATATCGTCGGCGGTGGTCGCGGTCACCGGCGCCACCTACGGCGCCCGGGCGTATGCCAAGATGGAGTCCGCACTCCGTTTCGCCGCGAGACTCGGGCTCGGCATCGGTCTCGGTCTCGCCGCAGGCACGTTTGCCTTTGCCCCCCAGATTGCTGCAATCTTCACGGCATCGGGCGACGCATCGGGGATCGCGCCGGAGTTGACGACGTACCTCCGGGTTATGAGTCTCGTCTACCCCATGGTCGGGTTCGGGCTCTTCTCGTCGTCGTTCTTCCAGGGGACCGGCCTCGGCGCACGGTCTCTCACGATCACGGTCCTGCAGAACGTCGTTCTCTCGATCTTCTTCGTCTGGGTACTCGCGATCGAACTCGGGCTCGGCCTCTCCGGCGTCTGGTGGGGGGTTGCCGCAGGGAACGCGATCGGCGCGGTGCTCGGGTACGTCTGGGCACGCCGGTATTCGGCAGGGCTCATCATCGGGCAGGCTGCGGCGACGGCGGCGTGA
- a CDS encoding MBL fold metallo-hydrolase: protein MSSIPGYLITIALCACTVACIITAGCSAFTGQPEIGSDLSGDLVVHFIDVGQGDSILIEFRDKTMLIDAGERGMGERVIAYLEERNVERLDVVVATHAHSDHIGGLYDVVSAYPVGRFVDAAQPHPTATYENLLVLVEEQGIPYTAAERGQAIALDPDLEILILNPTPQPLGDINEDSVVLKVTYGDISYLFTSDAGNPAEESMIEAGLDLDADVLKVGHHASRYASSADFLAAVSPAISVIPVGEGNDYGHPHEEAVERIEATGSRIYRTDLDGTVIVATDGRALTVAAGGAPSATVTAGATTPATMPATTLSTPPPTTAPSSGVYIADLDVQDERITVANADATAVNLTGWTVTDEGTRNTYTFPVFTLDPGADVTVHSGEGNDTVTDLYWGRGTGVWNNDGDLATLADANGTVVSTLER from the coding sequence ATGTCGTCCATACCTGGATACCTGATCACCATCGCACTCTGTGCGTGCACCGTCGCCTGCATCATCACCGCAGGCTGTTCTGCCTTCACCGGGCAGCCGGAGATCGGCTCCGATCTATCCGGCGATCTTGTCGTCCACTTCATCGACGTCGGGCAGGGCGATTCGATCCTGATCGAGTTCCGCGACAAGACCATGCTCATCGACGCCGGCGAGCGTGGAATGGGAGAGCGCGTCATCGCGTACCTCGAGGAGAGGAACGTCGAGAGACTCGACGTGGTTGTCGCGACCCACGCGCACTCCGACCATATCGGCGGCCTTTACGACGTCGTATCCGCCTACCCGGTCGGCCGGTTCGTCGATGCCGCGCAGCCGCATCCCACGGCGACCTACGAGAACCTGCTCGTCCTGGTCGAGGAGCAGGGGATACCGTATACGGCAGCGGAACGCGGGCAGGCGATCGCCCTCGATCCCGACCTCGAAATACTGATCTTAAACCCGACCCCGCAGCCGCTCGGCGACATAAACGAGGACTCGGTCGTCCTGAAGGTGACGTACGGGGACATCTCCTACCTCTTCACGAGCGATGCCGGAAACCCGGCGGAAGAGAGTATGATAGAGGCCGGGCTCGACCTCGACGCCGACGTCCTGAAGGTCGGCCACCACGCGAGCCGGTACGCATCCTCGGCGGACTTCCTGGCCGCGGTCAGCCCTGCGATCAGCGTCATTCCGGTCGGTGAGGGGAACGACTACGGCCATCCCCACGAGGAGGCGGTCGAACGCATCGAGGCAACCGGCTCGCGCATCTACCGGACCGACCTTGACGGGACCGTCATCGTCGCCACCGACGGCCGGGCGCTTACCGTTGCGGCCGGCGGGGCACCGTCCGCCACCGTGACGGCCGGGGCCACGACGCCGGCAACCATGCCGGCAACAACCCTGAGCACGCCGCCGCCCACGACCGCTCCCTCCTCCGGCGTATACATCGCCGACCTTGACGTCCAGGACGAGCGGATCACCGTCGCGAATGCGGATGCGACAGCGGTCAACCTCACCGGCTGGACGGTCACCGACGAGGGGACGCGGAACACCTATACCTTCCCGGTCTTCACCCTTGATCCGGGCGCAGACGTCACCGTTCACTCCGGGGAGGGCAACGACACCGTGACCGACCTCTACTGGGGCCGGGGAACGGGGGTCTGGAACAACGACGGCGACCTCGCCACGCTCGCAGACGCGAACGGCACGGTCGTCAGCACCCTGGAGCGGTGA
- a CDS encoding superoxide dismutase has protein sequence MAVQKMATAPLKKYELPPLPYAPDALEPHISKEQLSLHHDKHHQAYVTGANADLEKLEKARQEGTEVDMKALLKELSFNIGGHVLHDLFWPTMAPAGKGGGGTPGGALADLIDGEWGSFDRFKAEFTKTAASVEGSGWAALAYCTMTDRPMIMQIEKHNNHVYPTFRILMVLDVWEHAYYVDHRNNRAGFIEAFWNVANWDTVNKRLENL, from the coding sequence ATGGCTGTACAGAAGATGGCAACCGCACCGTTGAAGAAGTATGAACTGCCGCCCCTGCCTTACGCACCTGACGCCCTCGAGCCGCATATCTCGAAGGAACAACTCTCCCTCCACCACGATAAGCACCACCAGGCTTACGTAACCGGGGCGAACGCCGACCTCGAGAAACTGGAGAAGGCACGGCAGGAAGGCACCGAAGTCGATATGAAAGCGCTGTTGAAAGAACTCTCGTTCAACATCGGCGGCCACGTCCTGCACGACCTCTTCTGGCCGACCATGGCCCCGGCAGGGAAGGGCGGCGGCGGAACCCCGGGCGGCGCCCTCGCGGACCTGATCGACGGGGAATGGGGGTCCTTCGACCGGTTCAAGGCGGAGTTCACGAAGACGGCCGCGAGTGTCGAGGGATCCGGATGGGCGGCGCTGGCGTACTGCACCATGACGGACCGCCCCATGATCATGCAGATCGAGAAGCACAACAACCATGTCTACCCCACGTTCCGCATCCTGATGGTGCTCGACGTCTGGGAGCACGCCTATTACGTCGATCACAGGAACAACCGGGCAGGGTTCATCGAAGCGTTCTGGAACGTCGCCAACTGGGATACGGTGAACAAAAGACTGGAGAACCTGTAA
- a CDS encoding (Fe-S)-binding protein, with protein sequence MLGRALPEPDLVTIRDAITEGVIDRLLHEEDPRFRNFQLCNACGSCTPYCPAQINDPETPGDRGYLARKVTAALQAGRRPEIDLSDCVQCYSCETVCPRSVSIGGIINAVYEMEHLQPVFRRMLLDRGGLPPYAFLPLYTGRGQFRKFAAKAIRHPYPVDERAVDEVRRLLLHPLKASVFSPPGHPAPKRPLTRPDRVFHLNSCCAFNYPGADLSQKKILAALGVRYETSRLQTCCGGAPHYMGGAGFADRLLLTARNLSVIRDAFEPDDNVAITGICPTCSDSYASTLELLAGSANRSVVNEALGRIGREVSDPETFSVANVLDLYPLYLDELRQLVETRLSGLRVGMHVSCHYRKMNGTLAIPPGLQNLTAVTGARVVGSVMEHYCCGGVKNLFDRHQKGRPLELSRLNRLVYQDFMHHRLDMMVVDCPGCELVYDHMGVPVLHITELLALAMGADPHETVYIRGHMTSLKPALGRIGLL encoded by the coding sequence ATGCTCGGTAGAGCCCTCCCTGAGCCGGACCTGGTAACTATCCGGGATGCGATCACGGAGGGGGTTATCGATCGTCTGCTGCACGAGGAAGACCCGCGATTCCGGAACTTCCAGCTCTGCAACGCCTGTGGTTCCTGCACGCCGTACTGCCCGGCACAGATCAACGATCCCGAGACGCCCGGAGACCGGGGGTACCTCGCACGGAAGGTGACCGCGGCCCTCCAGGCAGGCAGGCGCCCGGAGATCGACCTCTCCGACTGCGTCCAGTGCTACTCCTGCGAGACGGTCTGCCCGCGATCCGTCAGCATCGGCGGGATCATCAATGCCGTATACGAGATGGAACACTTGCAGCCGGTCTTCAGGAGGATGCTTCTCGACCGCGGCGGCCTCCCTCCTTACGCTTTTCTCCCGCTGTACACCGGCAGGGGCCAGTTCAGGAAGTTCGCCGCAAAGGCCATCCGGCACCCGTATCCGGTGGACGAAAGAGCGGTAGACGAAGTCCGGAGGCTGTTGCTCCACCCCCTCAAGGCGTCGGTCTTCTCCCCGCCCGGACACCCCGCACCGAAACGACCGCTCACACGTCCGGACCGGGTCTTTCATCTCAACTCCTGCTGCGCCTTCAATTATCCCGGAGCAGACCTCTCGCAGAAGAAGATCCTTGCCGCGCTCGGCGTCAGGTATGAGACCTCGAGGCTGCAGACCTGTTGCGGCGGTGCTCCTCACTACATGGGCGGCGCCGGCTTTGCGGACCGCCTGCTCCTCACCGCCCGGAACCTCAGCGTCATCCGGGACGCGTTCGAACCGGACGACAACGTCGCCATCACCGGGATCTGCCCGACCTGCAGCGACTCGTATGCGTCCACCCTGGAACTGCTCGCCGGGAGCGCCAACAGATCCGTGGTGAACGAAGCGCTGGGCCGGATCGGGCGGGAGGTGAGTGACCCGGAGACGTTTTCGGTGGCAAACGTCCTCGACCTCTACCCTCTCTACCTCGACGAACTCAGGCAGCTCGTCGAGACGCGGCTCTCGGGGCTGCGCGTCGGAATGCACGTCAGTTGCCATTACCGGAAGATGAACGGCACCCTCGCCATCCCGCCGGGGCTGCAGAACCTCACGGCGGTCACCGGGGCGAGGGTCGTCGGGAGCGTGATGGAGCACTACTGCTGCGGCGGGGTCAAGAACCTTTTCGACCGGCACCAGAAAGGCCGTCCTCTTGAACTCTCCCGGCTGAACCGGCTTGTCTACCAGGATTTTATGCACCACCGCCTGGACATGATGGTCGTCGACTGCCCGGGGTGCGAACTGGTGTACGACCACATGGGGGTGCCGGTGCTTCATATCACCGAGCTCCTGGCGCTCGCGATGGGCGCGGATCCCCATGAGACGGTCTACATTCGGGGCCACATGACATCGCTGAAACCGGCACTCGGCCGGATCGGCCTTCTTTAG
- a CDS encoding UbiA family prenyltransferase, translating into MVYISCLLQDLPFDPVAAVILILVTFAVYNLNRKTDESEDAINHTERYAFTKEYGSIIFSSAVCAYIIALCLSALQGFGSLLVAVIPLIAGIVYSVPLFPARLGFRRLKEVPFMKSLIVAFSWAVPPALLPICHAGLPMGAATGIVGVFFFFLVFTNTVIFDLRDVKGDAASGVRTIPTILGTRKTLLLLTGVNVSIGAALVFASGALPGSCVALVLAAGIVYAQGYILCFHQLMKEKLLFDLLADGQFIMLAVALYLLTLAVPYPLI; encoded by the coding sequence ATGGTATACATCTCGTGCCTCCTGCAGGACCTCCCCTTCGACCCGGTTGCCGCAGTAATACTGATACTTGTCACGTTTGCCGTTTACAACCTCAACCGCAAGACCGACGAGAGCGAGGACGCCATAAATCACACAGAACGCTATGCATTTACAAAGGAATATGGATCCATCATCTTCTCTTCTGCAGTCTGCGCCTACATCATCGCCCTCTGTCTCTCTGCTCTCCAGGGATTCGGCAGCCTGCTCGTCGCAGTCATCCCCCTGATCGCCGGGATCGTTTACAGCGTACCACTCTTTCCCGCCCGGCTTGGGTTCCGACGGTTAAAGGAGGTACCTTTCATGAAAAGCCTTATCGTGGCATTCTCCTGGGCCGTTCCCCCGGCCCTCCTGCCGATCTGCCATGCAGGCCTTCCCATGGGTGCCGCCACCGGCATCGTCGGCGTCTTCTTCTTTTTCCTGGTCTTCACGAACACGGTGATCTTTGATCTGCGTGACGTGAAGGGTGACGCAGCGTCGGGTGTCAGGACGATCCCGACAATCCTCGGCACCCGAAAGACGCTCCTTCTTCTTACGGGAGTAAACGTAAGCATCGGAGCCGCGCTGGTGTTCGCCAGCGGAGCCCTGCCGGGTTCCTGCGTAGCACTGGTGCTGGCTGCAGGCATAGTCTACGCTCAGGGATACATCCTGTGCTTTCATCAGCTCATGAAGGAAAAACTCCTCTTCGACCTGCTTGCCGATGGACAATTCATCATGTTGGCCGTTGCTCTTTACCTGCTCACCCTCGCAGTGCCGTATCCCCTGATCTGA
- a CDS encoding glycosyltransferase family 2 protein: MKTAARISLFTATLMMLLAFVLFRDLHLILTGAGWSLVARVLSLFLVAVTAFGVIQFMSYADHLLRSLYAYREQPIAPRERGASTCRVAVFIPVYNEEPDVVESCVRACTAIAYPDLCVFILDDSTDARKRTAMQDICRRYNLRYIHRDHRGGFKAGAINHALSLLDGDTPYLLVIDADQKVKPSIIADLIPVLEADPELSFIQTPQFFRSEPHDPISVTFSYQQHIYNKHVCRGLSVNHTAMLTGSNCIFRVNHLVAIGGMDETCIAEDIATSFTFHLRGCRGIFLDTVYAEGIAPPNLAAYFTQQFRWAYGNTQLLGTILRQLVAHPGSMTSLHWLEFIVIVSIYLLGGVNVALFLLPVATLIFGIPILPVWLPPVFAVVLAVVIGIQVVISVRERQYSLRDLAFSQAIFNTLAFVYARAIWYAVSGKHLPFVVTPKVAAGPAGRSRVRIAPVLLVIAAVLVSMAVGIMRFVSVGPDSGTAIPLFWACYTLAVLSSFLVVWRWDAGRVPGGSTD, from the coding sequence ATGAAGACTGCAGCACGTATCTCACTCTTTACCGCCACGCTCATGATGCTGCTCGCGTTCGTCCTCTTCCGTGACCTGCACCTCATACTCACCGGGGCCGGATGGAGTCTTGTTGCGAGGGTCCTCTCTCTCTTCCTGGTCGCTGTCACCGCATTCGGGGTGATCCAGTTCATGAGTTACGCCGACCACCTCCTGCGGTCGCTCTATGCCTACCGGGAACAGCCCATTGCGCCGCGGGAGAGGGGTGCATCCACCTGTCGTGTCGCGGTCTTCATCCCCGTCTACAACGAGGAGCCCGATGTGGTCGAGTCCTGTGTCCGGGCATGCACGGCGATCGCCTACCCGGATCTCTGTGTCTTCATCCTCGATGACTCCACGGATGCGCGGAAACGCACGGCAATGCAGGATATATGCCGCCGGTACAACCTCCGGTATATCCACCGCGACCATCGGGGGGGGTTCAAGGCGGGAGCGATCAACCATGCCCTCTCCCTTCTCGACGGCGATACGCCGTATCTCCTGGTCATCGATGCCGACCAGAAGGTGAAACCGTCGATCATCGCCGACCTCATCCCGGTCCTTGAGGCCGATCCAGAGTTATCCTTCATCCAGACTCCCCAGTTCTTCCGCTCGGAACCCCACGATCCGATCAGCGTCACGTTCTCCTACCAGCAGCACATCTATAACAAGCATGTCTGCAGGGGGCTCTCCGTCAACCACACCGCCATGCTGACCGGCTCGAACTGCATCTTCCGGGTGAACCATCTCGTTGCCATCGGAGGGATGGACGAGACGTGCATCGCCGAAGACATCGCCACTTCCTTTACGTTCCATCTCCGGGGGTGCCGGGGGATCTTTCTCGATACCGTCTACGCGGAGGGAATCGCGCCGCCGAACCTTGCTGCGTACTTCACGCAGCAGTTTCGCTGGGCATACGGAAACACCCAGCTCCTCGGGACCATCCTCAGGCAACTCGTAGCGCACCCCGGAAGCATGACCTCGCTGCACTGGCTTGAGTTCATTGTGATCGTCTCGATCTACCTGCTTGGCGGGGTGAACGTGGCGCTCTTCCTCCTCCCCGTCGCCACGCTGATCTTCGGTATCCCGATCCTCCCCGTATGGCTCCCTCCGGTCTTTGCCGTGGTGCTCGCAGTGGTGATCGGGATCCAGGTCGTCATCAGCGTCCGCGAGCGGCAGTACTCCCTGCGCGACCTCGCGTTCTCGCAGGCGATCTTCAACACGCTCGCCTTTGTATATGCCCGTGCGATCTGGTATGCCGTCTCCGGAAAACACCTGCCGTTCGTCGTGACGCCGAAAGTGGCCGCGGGGCCCGCGGGCCGGTCCCGCGTCAGGATAGCGCCGGTCCTCCTCGTGATTGCGGCCGTCCTGGTATCGATGGCTGTCGGCATCATGCGGTTCGTCTCC